From the genome of Halomonas sp. LR3S48:
ATCGTCCTGATTGCCTTCGGCTTCCATGGGGGCCTGCTCTTCACCCACGGCAGCATCGCCATTGAGGCCGTTGTCCTCTTCTGCGTTGTCCTGAGCGAGAGCGCCTCCTGCAAGGCCGGTGGAAATGGCGCCGATCATGATTGCCAACAATGTCCTTTTCATCACACTCCCTCCTAGAGTTGACTCAGTGTCCACCTTTTGAAAATAGCGCTTACTCTGGCGTCCAAAAGAAAAATTAGGATAGAAAAGGAAACCAAAAGTAACCGCTGCGTTTCCTGCCCGCTCAAAAAAGGCAAGGCCAGCTGGCCTTGCCTTTTTTGACGTGCGTAGAAGGACTAGTTTCCCATCGCTTCGGACAGGGTCATATCACCGTCTACCTCACTGTAGCGATCCTTGTCGTAACCGGTGGCCAGATCATCGAGTTCGTCCTGACCGATGACGTCCTGCAGCACCAATCGCTCGTCTTCGAGCTGCATGTCGGCCAGCGGCAGGGCGACATCGGAGCCACCGAAGATCCAGAAGCCACCCACCGAGACGACGGCATGCAGATCCTTGGCATCGTCGTGACGCAGTACGTTTTCGACCTGGCCGAGCGTCTCGCCTTCGGCATTGACGATGGTCATGCCTTCGATCTCGCTGACCTGCATAGAGGCGATCGACGAGTCGAGCGAGGCACCGGTCGGCTCCATCTCCTCGAAGCTTTCCTCACTGCCACCCTCGGCGGCTTGATCGCTTTCCGTTGCCTGTTCCTCATCCGATGCCTGCTCCTGCTCCGATGCCTGCTCGGTATCAGGTTCGGTTGACGTCGCCTGCTCGCCCGGGTCGGTTTGCATTTCCGCGTCGTCGGCTTCTTGGGTCTCCATCGCGGATTCATCGCCCTCACCTATGGCCTCGGTCTGGTCGTCGTCGGCGCTGCCTT
Proteins encoded in this window:
- a CDS encoding PRC-barrel domain-containing protein, which codes for MNRTLLAIAIGAISAGLVGGALAQDNEAELNEETAVGEQSAETQQAQEESERPDEERDAAADEGEPTEASTDEEALPDEGTDAEDYQEVRDEGSADDDQTEAIGEGDESAMETQEADDAEMQTDPGEQATSTEPDTEQASEQEQASDEEQATESDQAAEGGSEESFEEMEPTGASLDSSIASMQVSEIEGMTIVNAEGETLGQVENVLRHDDAKDLHAVVSVGGFWIFGGSDVALPLADMQLEDERLVLQDVIGQDELDDLATGYDKDRYSEVDGDMTLSEAMGN